A single genomic interval of Pectinophora gossypiella chromosome 22, ilPecGoss1.1, whole genome shotgun sequence harbors:
- the LOC126376969 gene encoding uncharacterized protein LOC126376969: MSSKKVEDVHTTLLKKLISDSGLECLREAPISLESSEEEGMVEEQEEQLPKEESPLEEEEESVAEEVVEELPVVFPTPSLRRVIPERIRKIEEADRIHVLPTMFKTDIDPAAIPKINSTAPQKYIDIIASLVGCTKYKSSYAEYWFLDTLANLLRRAQEDGMDRTSQAVLMLWFCEWMKEMQHFDAASRERMLRRWQDNMLATALVISDQEFLPTPQECEVFYMAKDVKDKVKEPLLTIPAAGEKSKISQNSTIIDTRLHPLLMDARDEVEYNNTGYECSLRDLSKIIHYIYDLFSTDYQYNLVRSIFTFGPENVTIDPPYQIQLPKRIYTVLKPGKAKPKSPKPKDKGKPKGKKSEPDTEEYIQLMELIARDMKQQEEQEERDREEWNRKSHILPLGFAATEEFFNMYWPPPPPETPPPVVDVDPKGKKDAKKGKK; this comes from the exons ATGTCTTCGAAGAAAGTAGAAGACGTCCACACGACGTTGTTGAAGAAGTTGATCTCGGACTCTGGGTTAGAATGTCTGAGGGAGGCTCCTATATCCCTGGAGTCCTCTGAGGAAGAGGGAATGGTCGAGGAGCAAG AAGAACAACTCCCAAAGGAAGAGTCACCattggaagaagaagaagaatctgtAGCAGAAGAAGTAGTAGAGGAGTTGCCAGTTGTATTCCCTACTCCCTCTCTCCGACGGGTAATTCCTGAGCGAATAAGAAAGATAGAAGAGGCAGATAGAATTCACGTATTGCCAACAATGTTTAAGACGGATATTGACCCAGCAGCGATTCCGAAGATCAACTCCACAGCACCACAGAAGTACATAGATATTATTGCCAGTTTGGTCGGATGCACGAAGTACAAGAGTAGTTACGCCGAATATTGGTTCCTGGATACGTTGGCCAATCTTCTGAGACGAGCTCAAGAAGATGGCATGGATAGAA CAAGTCAAGCAGTCCTGATGCTATGGTTCTGCGAGTGGATGAAAGAGATGCAGCATTTTGATGCGGCGTCAAGAGAACGCATGCTTCGGCGTTGGCAG GATAACATGCTAGCCACAGCGCTCGTGATATCCGACCAGGAATTCCTCCCAACTCCTCAGGAGTGTGAAGTATTCTACATGGCGAAGGATGTTAAAGATAAGGTCAAG GAGCCGTTACTCACCATACCAGCTGCTGGAGAAAAGTCCAAGATATCCCAGAACTCAACCATCATAGACACCAGGCTCCATCCGCTGCTCATGGATGCCAGGGATGAGGTGGAATATAATAACACTGGTTATGAATGCTCTCTACGGGACTTGTCCAAGATCATCCATTATATTTATGACCT GTTCAGCACAGATTACCAGTACAATCTGGTCCGTTCGATCTTCACTTTTGGTCCGGAAAATGTCACCATTGATCCGCCATACCAAATTCAG CTGCCCAAGCGCATCTATACAGTCCTGAAGCCAGGTAAAGCAAAACCGAAGTCCCCCAAGCCAAAGGACAAAGGCAAGCCGAAGGGTAAGAAAAGCGAACCGGACACTGAGGAATACATTCAACTTATGGAG TTAATAGCAAGAGATATGAAGCAACAAGAAGAGCAGGAAGAACGTGACAGAGAGGAGTGGAACCGAAAGAGTCACATATTGCCTCTTGG TTTCGCAGCTACGGAAGAGTTCTTCAACATGTACTGGCCTCCTCCGCCTCCGGAGACTCCGCCCCCTGTCGTCGACGTCGACCCCAAGGGCAAGAAAGATGCTAAGAAGGGGAAGAAATAG
- the LOC126377184 gene encoding tetraspanin-33-like produces MHRRRGPNFTYVSGCVKYMIFVLNFIFWLFGGLLIGVGLYAFIDKWQATGLIKLDTVYDVMLNISLLIALLGGVVFIVSFAGCVGALRENTCLLKFYSLCLLILFLVEMGGAVCGFVFPRSLHGLLELSFTERVVHAYRDDPDLQNFIDFAQSDFHCCGLTSDGYMDWSKNEYFNCSSPSVERCGVPFSCCINATDISSGLVNIMCGYGVQNYPVAEASKRVWTSGCIEIVRLWAERNLYTIASVALGVALSQLFVIYLAKTLEGQIELQKSRWQT; encoded by the exons ATGCATCGGCGGAGGGGTCCAAATTTTACCTATGTTAGTGGATGTGTAAAGTATatgatttttgtgttaaatttcatattttgg TTATTTGGTGGTCTTCTCATTGGTGTTGGACTGTACGCATTCATCGACAAATGGCAGGCTACGGGATTAATAAAG TTGGACACAGTATACGACGTGATGCTAAACATCAGCTTGCTTATCGCGCTGCTCGGCGGGGTGGTGTTCATCGTCAGCTTTGCGGGCTGCGTAGGCGCACTGCGTGAGAACACCTGCCTGCTCAAGTTT TACTCGCTGTGCCTGCTCATCCTGTTCCTGGTGGAGATGGGGGGCGCGGTGTGCGGGTTCGTGTTTCCACGCTCGCTGCACGGCCTCCTCGAGCTGAGCTTCACGGAGCGCGTCGTGCACGCATACCGGGACGACCCCGACCTACAGAACTTCATTGACTTCGCACAGAGTGAC TTCCACTGCTGCGGCTTAACATCAGACGGCTACATGGATTGGTCGAAGAATGAATACTTCAACTGCTCATCCCCATCGGTGGAGCGCTGCGGCGTGCCGTTCTCATGCTGCATCAACGCTACCGACATATCTTCAGGCCTTGTCAACATCATGTGCGGGTACGGCGTACAGAACTACCCG GTGGCTGAAGCAAGCAAGCGTGTGTGGACGAGCGGGTGCATAGAGATAGTGAGACTGTGGGCAGAGCGAAACCTGTACACGATCGCGTCAGTGGCGCTGGGTGTGGCACTCTCACAGCTGTTCGTCATCTACCTCGCCAAGACCCTCGAGGGGCAGATCGAGCTGCAGAAGTCTAG ATGGCAAACATGA